ACACGCAGACTTTACCACTTTTAAACTTTTCTTCAAATCTGTTATCTGCACAAGAATCATCATTGACAATAGGACTTAGATTCTACAGTTACTTGGACTACAGTGATGAaaccaaaacattttttttctccaaagAATCAGACTGACATAAAATAACAGTAATAGCACCGAACCTGAGTGTCAAACTGAATCATGAAGGAGAATACTCTCAGCTTAGATTCTACTCGTGGCACCTTCATTAGTTCTAGGAAGAACTGCAGTAGCATAAGAGATTCCAAAACGCATTAGCtaagaaaattgttaaaaatatttcatggTAAGAAGTAAACTCAGGATCATAACAGACCTTCTCACTCTTTCCCAAGGTTGTCTTGTCACCAGTGTAGCTCTGCAGTAAAACCGGTCAAGATTAAGGACTAGTGCCAATAACAAATGAATGATGCATGGTGACAACAATGAATGATATATTTCACAAAAGACATccaaaataaagagaaaagtAACCTTAAGAATATCCATCTCTTCCTTGGTTGGACAAAACCTTAAAAGTTTCTCTATCTGATCAATATCTAATACAGTATCATCCAATGCCTGAACTGCAGCCTAGATGGTGCATAGAAATTTATAGAGATTAATAAGCAGTAATTAATGAATTGTACTCAACTAAAGTAGGTTTTGAAGCTTACCATCATATCAGGCAGCGGCATCTTCACTCTCCAAAGCATAATTTCCACATTATCGGCTCTCTCACGGTCAATCTAGCAGTTGGCAAAACAATGTAAACATTAAATCAAACAGAGTGAAATAAGcataaaaatagatataaagATGAAGAGTAGCTATTGTTTACCAGTTTTCTTGTGAGACTGACTCCTTTTGCTTTCATCACTTTCTTATTCTTAACAGCTTCCTTCTTCTCCAACTCTGATTGCTTGACATTCTCGTTGTGTGCTTCCTTAAACAACCTTATAAAATTTACGAGGGATGCAGTAACTGCAGAAATCGATCACCAAACATTGTTATTAGACAAATAATAACAATGAACCACTTTCCAATGTATTGCACAAAAGAGGATGGCATTTATTGTTTCTGCTCCAAACCTTGTTCAAATGGACAATGTTTGGGATCCTCGCCAATGTAGTTCACAAGTGCATCAACATTTTCTCCCTGttcattattaaaaagataataacATACCATCTCAGGATCAGACACATTGTCAATAGGCAGGTATGACCTTCGAATCTAGTCATACCACAACGGAGTAAAGACTCGATACAGATGCCACTTCAGTCTCAGCAATTGAAATGAGTTCCTTCAATAACTGTTATGAGAagttaaaatgaaaaagaaacagGAAACTAAGTTTTAGCTTCCGGAATAAGTTAACAAAACCTAGTGGAAAATTTCAGTTTCCATGGAACTAAGACAACTAACTTTACGGAACACTTCAGAAGCAGGACCATCACTTTCGGATGCAGGGAGCTCCTGGTTCAGTATGTTTAATCCGTTGAGTATAGCTTGCATATCCTCAGCCAGGGAAGTCAACTGTATCTGAATATACAGGACACTCAAATGATGAGCCAACAATTACAACTAAGGAGTAGAAAACTGATAAAGCACAAACATCAAACCTTTGAAGCTGATTCAAGACTTTCAAGATCCTTATGGAACTCCATTAGATCTGATGCCTTTGAAGCAAGGTCctagagaaataaaaaaagagcGAGCCAGAGAGTTTCAGGATAATTTATTGTTCCTGAGCCAGATCATTTCTTTCAAGATCCTTATTTCTATTGTAATTTACCTTGCAGAGATGTTGCATGCTGTTAGCACCACGTCCATGGcttaattttagtaaactattTAACTTGAATCCCACTGTAACGCCTGGAGAAAGCAGATCAATGGTCTTACCCCTCGCAGTTTTTTGGTTTGTGTTCCCCAAGTAAGGAATCCTTTTCATAATATCTTTTAGCTTTTGTGAAGAACGGATCTGATGAACAAGCATAAAGAGAAAAAATTCTAAGAAAGAGGAGGACTGCACCAAAAAAATAACTAGAAGTAACTACTAATTGTACCTGATCACACGCAGAGTTTACCAAATCTAAACGTTCTCTGAGTTCTGAGATCTGCAGAGCATGCAAATCATCATTTACAATAGGACAAAAATCTACAGTTACTTGGATAGAAAGTAACAGAATAAGTAAGACCACCGCACCTGAGTGCCAAAATGAACCTTTAAGGAAAATACTCTCAGCTTGGATTCTACTCTTGGCACTTTCATGAGCTCCAGGAAGTACTGCGGTAACATAATAGATGAGAgaggtaagaaaaaaaattagctaaCTAAAATGTAAACTTAGAAGTGTGAGATTGGTTATATCATGATTTAAACAGACCTGCTCACAATTTCCCAATGTAGCCTTGTCACCACGGTAGTACTACAACAAAACAAGTCAAATTACAAGcaaaaaaacaagaactcgTGTCAGCAACAAGTGAATAATGACAGCCACGTTGACCTTAAGAATGGCACTCAAAAGAAAAGACGCAACCTTAAGAAGTTCCATTTCATCCTTGGTTGGGCAAAACTTTACAAGATTATCTATTCGATCAACATCTACTATAGATTCATCCATAGCCAGAACTGCAGCCTGGACGTTGCAGAAAGTGTGAACATATTATCATCCGAGGATAAAAGATTAACAAGTAGTGACTTGGTTCTCAAGTAAAGTAAGTTTTGGAACTTACCATCATATCAGGCAGCGGCATCTTTGTTCTCCAAAGAATAATTTCAACGTTATGGGCTTTCTTAAGGTTAATCTGGAAAATCAGTGGAAAATGGAGAAAAGTTATAATAGTCAGGCAATAACCAAGTGTGTAAAATATTCAACATTACCAGTTGAATTTTTTCTGGTCTTGCCCAAACCGGTTGGTTTCCAGATTTATCAGCCGGTTTTTGCACTCTAGCAGAGAAAAGGGTCTCTATTTCTGATATATCAAATTCTGGAGCACTGTCAGAAATAAGATCATTAGTTGCAAACCAAGTCCAGTAACTCATATTTTGCTTTTgtgtattataaatataaaggTATACAATAAAAAGATGTAGTTAGTCAAATACGTTTGTCCTTCCCCATGTCTCTGAAACTCGTCCCATAAGCTTCCCCGCGCGGCCCTTGTTATCTTAACCCaatgaaaaggcttaagagaagaCTTCTTTTGAGTTGAAGACCTCAAACCTGGACGTGGAAGACCACATCCTCTTCTTTTATGCATTGggggaggtggtggtggtggtgtcgGTGGGGCTTTATCAGCCGTTTTTTGCACTCTAGCAGAGAAAAGGGTCTCTATTTTTGATACATCAAACTCTGGTGCACTATCAGAAAAATAACATTAGTTGCAAACCAATTCAAGTAACTCAAAATTTGCTGTTGCGTATAAATAAAGTTATGCAAAGATGGAGTTAGTCCAAATACGTTTGTCCTTCCTCATGTCTATGTGGTATCTCCTCCCATGGGCTTACAAGAACGGTCCTCCTTGGTATAACCCAAGGAAAAGGCGGAGGTCCACCAGACCTAaatggaggtggtggtggtggtggtggaggcaGAGGTACACCGGACCTAAATggaagtggtggtggtggtggaggctGAGGCCCACCAGACCTAaatggaggtggtggtggtggaggcgaAGGTATACCAGACCTAAGTGGAGGTGGTTGTGGGGCTCCTCCACGCACTGGAggaagtggtggtggtggaggtcCACCAGACCttaatggtggtggtggtggtggaggaagTCCACCAGACCCAAATGTAGGTGGTGGGGCTCTTCTACGCAtcggaggaggaggtggtggtggtggtggtagggCTCCTCCACGCATAGGAGGTGGTGGTGGCAGTGGTGCTTTTTCACGCATGGAGGGAGCTGTTGCGGTAACAGGCACCATGGCGTCAGCGTCAGAGAAAAGTAccttatacatatatacaagTATGCATTCAAACTTGACAGCCTCATAAAGTGGATGATCAAAGAAAGTTTCACAATGGCCTTACCTCTGCCTTAAATTCCTTTGGGAACTGGTCCCTGGCCTCCCAAAGTACATCCATCTCATCGAGTTGGACCATTAAAACATTACCACGTACAAATGCTGTGTGGAACTTGATTCTAAAGATCATCTCCTCACCCACCAAATCATCATGCAAGTTTATACAATCCAGAACAATATCCCCTTGAACACGGCACTGGATATCTAACTTCACCAGGGTACACTCTTCCTGCAGattatattacaaaaaaaaagatcatacaTTAATCTTTTAGTAAtgttccaattttttttatcttttagtaGAGAAGCGTATGTTTTAACTGGTATAATAGAATTGCAGATGAACTTGCTAAACCAATGACTCAAGTTCACATGGAGATATAAATCAGTGTATGCATGTGCTGGGGTGCATTTGCACAGGGTCCCATtacaatttttgattttttctagCTCAGATCAGGGTCCAATattttttaaggttttttttgtATGAGAAAATGTTTTTTAGTTCATGGTCTATATAATACTTAAGACGGGCCTTGATAACTATAGATCCACATTTCTCAAAAAGTAGAATGGTTTGAGAAAGTACTTGTTGGTAGAGGGTATTTGTCTTTGGTGTGGAAAAGAGAAGTATGGAACTCCTGTTTGCTGAGGCTTTATGGTCCTGACCAAAAACCCTTAAACTTGGTCTCCAATCTTTTCTCCATTCAAAATTTGAAAGACCTCTGAGAATCAAGCAATCCAAAAGAAGAGGAGCCTCTGAAGGAGGCCAGTCAGAGTCTAAATCTCTTGTAGAGATGTACCGAAGATATCTTAATTGAGAAGGCTTTGTGTTTAGAGCAGACGAAAGACCAAGAAGCTTCTTAGAAGCCTGGTTATATGCCAACTCCAGGTGATCGCCATGATACCTTCTGTTGTACAATAATAGTGCTGATAACATAAAATCAAGAAGATGCAAACTACCTCTTTCGCAATGCATCAACACAACGTTCTGTTGACCTAACCAGCTTTCGCTCGATCTTAGGAAATTATCGATCACTTGGAGAGGTAAAAGCGGAACACTTTCATGTTGATTAGGATAGTCAATAACAGTCATGTCGTATTGAGACAGCACTGTTGATATTTGACTCCGTTGGTCTCCTGCTCTGAAGTTACAAACCATGAAAGAGGCATCCGGGTAATGATCACGTAGCTGCGCCAAAATGCCACCAAAGTACGGTTTGTATTCATCCTCTCCCATAACATCGCTGGAGAAACAACAGTCAAAAGCTGCAAGGAAATGAAAGACAAACTTTCATTTCTATTCAAACAGAGAGTAATAATACGATCACAAACAGAGAGTCCTAATACCATAGACACGTTCGGATATCTCAACGAGCCGATCTGGAGCATTTTTGTAGAAATATTCTCGGAAGAGTGacatggaaaataaaaaaaagaagatttacTTCACAAGAAAGCAACAAGGAGCAgagattttatttgatttaggCTCTGACTATAGTTTACTAAACCCCAAGAACCACCTTCTTCGATTTATAACAACGAACCCTCAGCAAAATGATGATACAAAAGTTGACTTTACTCCATGACTCTTTCGTTCGGCATTCGACCGTTTCTTTTATCACAAATTGACAAACAAATATCGTTTaccaaatcaaataaattaataaacaaagaaaacattCGATTCCGTCTGTCAATAATCCAACCATGTTTCTTGAAGATTTCAATCACCTAAAACGCGG
The sequence above is drawn from the Raphanus sativus cultivar WK10039 chromosome 7, ASM80110v3, whole genome shotgun sequence genome and encodes:
- the LOC108815982 gene encoding formin-like protein 20 produces the protein MSLFREYFYKNAPDRLVEISERVYAFDCCFSSDVMGEDEYKPYFGGILAQLRDHYPDASFMVCNFRAGDQRSQISTVLSQYDMTVIDYPNQHESVPLLPLQVIDNFLRSSESWLGQQNVVLMHCERGSLHLLDFMLSALLLYNRRYHGDHLELAYNQASKKLLGLSSALNTKPSQLRYLRYISTRDLDSDWPPSEAPLLLDCLILRGLSNFEWRKDWRPSLRVFGQDHKASANRSSILLFSTPKTNTLYQQEECTLVKLDIQCRVQGDIVLDCINLHDDLVGEEMIFRIKFHTAFVRGNVLMVQLDEMDVLWEARDQFPKEFKAEVLFSDADAMVPVTATAPSMREKAPLPPPPPMRGGALPPPPPPPPPMRRRAPPPTFGSGGLPPPPPPPLRSGGPPPPPLPPVRGGAPQPPPLRSGIPSPPPPPPPFRSGGPQPPPPPPLPFRSGVPLPPPPPPPPPFRSGGPPPFPWVIPRRTVLVSPWEEIPHRHEEGQTAPEFDVSKIETLFSARVQKTADKAPPTPPPPPPPMHKRRGCGLPRPGLRSSTQKKSSLKPFHWVKITRAARGSLWDEFQRHGEGQTAPEFDISEIETLFSARVQKPADKSGNQPVWARPEKIQLINLKKAHNVEIILWRTKMPLPDMMAAVLAMDESIVDVDRIDNLVKFCPTKDEMELLKYYRGDKATLGNCEQYFLELMKVPRVESKLRVFSLKVHFGTQISELRERLDLVNSACDQIRSSQKLKDIMKRIPYLGNTNQKTARGKTIDLLSPGVTVGFKLNSLLKLSHGRGANSMQHLCKDLASKASDLMEFHKDLESLESASKIQLTSLAEDMQAILNGLNILNQELPASESDGPASEVFRKLLKELISIAETEVASVSSLYSVVGENVDALVNYIGEDPKHCPFEQVTASLVNFIRLFKEAHNENVKQSELEKKEAVKNKKVMKAKGVSLTRKLIDRERADNVEIMLWRVKMPLPDMMAAVQALDDTVLDIDQIEKLLRFCPTKEEMDILKSYTGDKTTLGKSEKFFLELMKVPRVESKLRVFSFMIQFDTQITDLKKSLKVVKSACKEIRSSQKLREIMKRILYLGNTLNKGTIRGSAVGFKLDSLLILSDTRAADRKMTLMHYLCKVLASKASYLLDFHKDLESLESALKIQLRSLAQEMQVICKGMEMLDQELTASERDGPVSEVSHKRLKDFMRIAETELKAVSSLYSIVGRNADALVYYFGEDPSRYPFEQVTGTLEKFIRLFKKAHEENVEQAELEKMEAAKEARIKMLKGVCFTENKSS